A segment of the Deltaproteobacteria bacterium genome:
AAATCGATGAAGTTGCCCTCAAGATAAAAGCGTTGCTCGGCTTTGCCGAAAAGCCAGTACAACGCGTCGAAGAAGAAGTGTAAGAGACACGTAATCAAACTGATTGAGCCGCACCTAACCGCGCTATACTGCTGGCATAAGAGCAGTGCGCTCAAGCACAGCGAAGGTATCATGACGAAGGTGGTTCTGTTGCATCTCCACCCGGATGAGGGATTCGGTAACGACCCCCTGGGCAAGACATTCTCGCAGCAGCGTAAAAAAGAACGCTTCTTGTCGCCGATCGGGATGGGGAGTGTAACAGGCTTGCGTTGGACTGCGCCCCAGCAGCCACCCTTGTACGTGTTTCATCCGGGTTTTGAACTGCGAGCGCCACCCCTTCCCGCGCACGGTATAGTCACGTGGAAGTCCAGTCTTCCATGGTTGCGTTTGTCGTTTGGTATTGTGAAGGAGTTTTGTTTCTGCAGTCAGCGTGTCAAAATGGTTCCAAACCAGATCTAGTAAGCCGATCCGTTCTGGGGGTTCATGGTGCAGTGCCATCCATTCAGTATAGTCACGCGTCAAGGTGAACAATTCAGCAAATTGCGCTTCACAGCGCCAATCGGTGAGTTGAGCACAGTCAAGCAGCATCACGCTCGACGCCAGGTAGCTCGATTGTCCATTGTGGCCAGGGCGTGCGACACACATGAGAGCACGCCCCTGCATATCCTGCGACAACAGCTCCCAGATATCACCAACAGCAAAGACATCAGGATCAATGACGACAGCTCGTCCCTGATACCCCATCAGCTCCGGTGGCATGAACCGCAGCGGCGTAAAGGATTGAAGATCATCGTTCCTCCACAGTCGACGCTTCCCACTATGCAGAAATGCCTGCCCCTCACGAGCGTGAAAAAACGGATATGCCTGATGCTCAAGAATACGTATGTCGAAGGCGTCTGGGTGCCGAGAGTTTCGTCGCAACGAGTACGCCGAGACGAGCGCACCGACAAGCTGCTTATGGTTGGTATGTACAAAGACTGTTGGCTTCATGTATGGTTCTCATCCACAATTGACGACGGTTGAGCAGTTGTCATAACCAAACTCTTCTACGGTTTCAACCGACAAAACGTAAGCAGCACGACGCGTATCATACCATGCATCCTCTTTTTATCGGCGGTTGTGAACGGAGTGGCACGACACTTCTCGGCGCGATGTTGGGAAGTCATCGTGAGTATCTCTGCGTTCCTGAGATGCAATTCAAGTTCGATATCTGTCGGCTTGCAGCCGCTGATCACGAAGATGCCGTGGATGCGTCCGCTCTCCTCCGCGCCGTAGGCCAACGATCCAGCTTTCGGATCTGGGAACTCGGGCTTGATGAGCCCATGCTCCCGCAACAGCCAATGACCTGTCGTGAGCTGATGGAATGGTTGGTGCAGCTTTACGGCAAAAAAGTCAACAAACCGACGCCACGGTTCTGGGTCGACCATACACCGAAGAACATTCGCTATGCTAGAACGCTATTCCAGTGTTTCCCCGACGCCAAGATGTTGCATATCGTTCGCGATGGTCGTGCGGTCGAGGCATCTGTCCTGCCACTGGACTGGGGACCGAATACGATCGAAAACGCTGCACGATTTTGGGCAGAATGCCTGGCGTACGGTTTCGCGGCGGAAATACGGTGGCCAAGGCAGGTCATTAGAGTGCGCTACGAAGACCTGGTACGCGACCCACACCATACGCTACAGAGTGTGTGTACGGCGCTGGCCATTCCCTTCGACCCGATCATGAGCGAAGTACGGGGATTTCAGGTGCCTCCCTACACTGCCAATCAACACTCACTGACTGGCCATAGACCCAATCCTACTCGCGTGAACAGTTGGGAGAGAAACCTGTCATCGCGGCAAATTGAGATCTTTGAGAGTCTGACGACCGACTTACTCACAATCCTCGGGTACGAACCACGATTTGGCTTGGCAGCGCAGAAAGCAACCCGACGAGAGAT
Coding sequences within it:
- a CDS encoding sulfotransferase, which codes for MHPLFIGGCERSGTTLLGAMLGSHREYLCVPEMQFKFDICRLAAADHEDAVDASALLRAVGQRSSFRIWELGLDEPMLPQQPMTCRELMEWLVQLYGKKVNKPTPRFWVDHTPKNIRYARTLFQCFPDAKMLHIVRDGRAVEASVLPLDWGPNTIENAARFWAECLAYGFAAEIRWPRQVIRVRYEDLVRDPHHTLQSVCTALAIPFDPIMSEVRGFQVPPYTANQHSLTGHRPNPTRVNSWERNLSSRQIEIFESLTTDLLTILGYEPRFGLAAQKATRREILTADIQELYKKSFSNRRRKRQRKIAAIPRAATLVPLGSSHNQ